One Elusimicrobiota bacterium genomic window carries:
- a CDS encoding biopolymer transporter ExbD, with translation MKFKPRLDEEVPLSGVNIIPVIDVSLVLLIILLATSPILNLPGFAVKLPKAVTAESKEKNISISLSTKDELAVNENSVNWDNLGAAIKKELVNKKDFLVIVRADQGVAYGRVERVMEIAKSIGAQRIAIATQQQEEKVK, from the coding sequence ATGAAATTTAAACCCCGATTAGACGAAGAGGTCCCTTTATCCGGAGTCAATATTATTCCGGTCATCGACGTTTCGCTCGTGCTGCTGATCATTCTCTTGGCCACGTCACCCATTCTGAACCTGCCCGGTTTTGCGGTGAAACTGCCCAAGGCGGTGACCGCCGAAAGTAAAGAGAAAAACATCAGCATCAGTCTGTCCACCAAGGACGAGCTGGCGGTCAATGAAAATTCGGTGAACTGGGACAACCTCGGAGCGGCTATCAAGAAGGAATTGGTGAACAAAAAAGATTTCCTGGTGATTGTGCGCGCGGATCAGGGCGTGGCTTATGGCAGAGTGGAACGTGTGATGGAGATTGCCAAGAGCATCGGCGCTCAGCGTATCGCAATTGCGACGCAACAACAGGAAGAGAAAGTGAAGTAA
- a CDS encoding PilZ domain-containing protein, translating to MSHRSEKRRAPRTRTESVLELYDDSGNLIVGVGHLMNYSAMGACFTTTKRLQVGERLVARMRLVSEIVAEISATVIWMKSKSGAMVYGIEFENRQDE from the coding sequence ATGAGCCACCGGTCTGAAAAACGTCGTGCCCCCCGGACCCGGACGGAATCGGTCTTGGAGCTTTACGACGACAGCGGCAACTTGATCGTCGGGGTTGGGCATCTGATGAATTACTCCGCGATGGGGGCCTGTTTCACGACGACCAAGCGGCTCCAGGTTGGAGAGCGATTGGTGGCTCGGATGCGCCTGGTGAGTGAAATTGTGGCCGAGATCTCCGCGACAGTGATTTGGATGAAATCCAAAAGCGGAGCGATGGTCTACGGGATTGAATTTGAAAACAGGCAGGACGAGTAA
- a CDS encoding energy transducer TonB — MMRISPADARIESTLQRESVCLIAAAVIHALALWWNPGILKSNWHPAHEFVTIDIVEQPAPGGSAPAPEAPKKTGLMEALKDMLMKPKIEEIAHIAPEPLTTRVAAPLRPTLTEKLMPKSIAKVFQPKSSAEDIAMASMPNPIQTGMKTPTLPMPSGPTLTTKAFSGIKAKDLPFQVGADEAITGGGAVIPIAVGKTSLKQTINYGGAQLQESKGKPVLQSKTGFMSAGSAEMNSLGAGAASSIQLSGTGGTGNAPTGAPSGSVLTNRAGSSGGFGRGGFGSGTGRGSGLGSGSGLGGGIPSAAAQLEQELEASNASGKSSKRAGGSGPEIVGPLKNRPVVKKVIPQYPAWAEEQGIIGSVRLYFTVTADGVVRTNMRITKTTGYPQLDELAIEALKQWRFAPIGGVGDEGQWGIITFNFALSS, encoded by the coding sequence ATGATGAGGATCTCTCCAGCCGATGCGAGGATTGAATCGACGCTCCAGCGGGAAAGCGTCTGTCTGATAGCGGCCGCAGTGATCCATGCGTTGGCCTTATGGTGGAACCCCGGTATTCTGAAAAGCAACTGGCACCCGGCCCACGAATTTGTGACCATTGATATCGTTGAACAACCGGCTCCCGGTGGATCCGCTCCCGCACCGGAGGCCCCGAAAAAAACCGGGCTCATGGAAGCTCTCAAAGATATGCTCATGAAGCCCAAAATAGAAGAAATCGCTCATATCGCCCCTGAACCTCTGACGACCCGGGTGGCGGCCCCCCTGCGGCCCACGTTGACAGAGAAACTGATGCCGAAATCCATCGCCAAAGTCTTTCAGCCGAAAAGCAGTGCGGAAGACATCGCGATGGCCAGCATGCCCAATCCGATTCAAACGGGGATGAAAACACCGACTCTGCCCATGCCCAGTGGTCCGACCCTCACAACCAAGGCTTTCAGCGGCATTAAGGCCAAGGATCTTCCTTTTCAGGTGGGCGCCGATGAAGCCATCACCGGAGGCGGGGCCGTGATTCCGATTGCCGTCGGAAAGACGTCCCTGAAACAGACCATTAATTACGGTGGAGCTCAGCTGCAGGAATCCAAGGGAAAACCCGTTCTCCAAAGCAAAACCGGGTTTATGTCAGCCGGTAGCGCTGAGATGAACAGCCTGGGCGCTGGCGCGGCCTCATCCATCCAGCTTTCCGGCACCGGAGGGACAGGAAACGCACCGACCGGCGCACCATCCGGATCCGTTTTAACGAACCGCGCCGGCAGCAGCGGCGGTTTTGGCCGAGGAGGATTTGGATCCGGGACAGGACGCGGCAGCGGCCTTGGATCGGGATCAGGATTGGGCGGAGGAATCCCCAGCGCAGCAGCCCAACTGGAACAGGAACTGGAGGCATCCAACGCTTCCGGGAAGAGCTCAAAAAGGGCGGGCGGGAGCGGGCCGGAGATTGTCGGGCCCCTGAAAAACCGTCCCGTGGTGAAGAAAGTGATCCCGCAATACCCGGCTTGGGCCGAGGAACAAGGAATTATCGGATCCGTACGGTTGTATTTTACCGTGACCGCCGATGGGGTTGTGCGCACCAATATGCGCATCACGAAAACCACCGGATACCCGCAGCTCGATGAATTGGCGATCGAAGCGCTGAAACAGTGGCGATTCGCTCCGATCGGCGGGGTCGGCGATGAAGGACAATGGGGTATTATCACCTTTAATTTTGCGTTGTCGTCATAA
- a CDS encoding 3-isopropylmalate dehydratase small subunit, translated as MIKGTAYKFGDNVDTDQIIPAPYLVTTDARELAKHCMETADADFPTKAKPGDILVAGRNFGCGSSREHAPLAIKGMGLGLVIAESFARIFFRNCINIGMPILECPAAAQDTATGDQLEVDLDKGEIRNVTKGKSYKAQAFPPFMQQIIRAGGLMPYVKQRIAKR; from the coding sequence ATGATCAAGGGAACGGCTTACAAATTCGGGGATAATGTGGATACGGATCAGATCATCCCGGCCCCATATCTGGTGACGACCGATGCCAGGGAACTCGCCAAGCACTGCATGGAAACCGCTGATGCGGATTTTCCAACCAAAGCCAAGCCGGGGGATATTCTGGTCGCTGGACGAAACTTTGGATGCGGTTCCAGCCGCGAGCATGCGCCGCTCGCCATCAAGGGGATGGGGTTGGGGTTGGTGATCGCCGAATCGTTTGCCCGCATTTTCTTTCGCAACTGCATTAACATTGGAATGCCCATTCTGGAATGCCCGGCGGCGGCTCAAGACACCGCCACAGGCGATCAGCTGGAAGTGGATCTCGATAAAGGGGAAATCAGGAATGTGACCAAAGGGAAAAGCTATAAAGCCCAGGCCTTCCCTCCTTTTATGCAGCAGATTATCCGGGCGGGCGGGCTGATGCCGTACGTCAAACAACGGATTGCGAAGAGGTAA
- a CDS encoding tetratricopeptide repeat protein encodes MKTALTKLEMSRWGCVAILVLSLGIPLFTISAYAQEKKVFTHSVDVRPEREDALLGIFKPISEQFENDYRALGTVYTTGEILYQEKRYDDAARNFETVVNKGRKYPYLTDSAKTRLAQTHLLSGRSSESLLIAREVANSTNRFLAAEAWYTIARAYLAKGKIDRAEEAYKNILTVNPAYGSLLKVDLLAGLLSFEKGAYLSAAAYFKRHQDNIPSLYYSIACFCQIKDIAKAVSAYQNLLSKAKKGAWVDRARILIGEAIYQTHDYDLSMTFFGPVSRRDAPRDLRVLALYRLACIDFQKKNYTRCELTLQNLLKEYNSHPLVTDWVYLLATIPVYQRDWNRTIHEDNRYTSGGSGVAPAPRSIPKEQLIPESEFRVIWAYMALGNYREVIKLSDKFFRKYAKNPLTGYALLLQGVAYDQVNNAEKAIDSYQTLVDLFPQSPAAGKAVYLMTLSLHRANEPSRIVSALNHMNEGLQRQEETKSDAWRKNTLFWIAEGYYSIQDWPHAEQTYRRFVELAPDSTVIPYALQGLAASLAAQGPEKLDQAKIFEQQAIQRATELGNTAVGADAKLQFGKILFNQKNFDGAMTQFDAFIHESTNTVRVAEALYTSGIALFNQQYYTESIARWKQVIDGYRFSPFRSLAYLKTGQTQFGLGHYDQAIAAYQSLVANYPNTTEAQEAQFQIIQSYFNKGDIRGAYQQFSAFSNAYPADPRIKQMAETLLTAYQNQGSNSLHSPEISDLLRKAPGSQTASQILWERGATLFNKKDYSAAQKYFQRIMLSYPNEEFAAQAYFYNAECYFFLNNMDAAASAYKAFYINYPNDKMVSQAMFQVGVSFFNKKDYEKAAEAFNEFVKRYPQNPLAKDAALNVALCYKKAFRLDEAIKSYQNFLQLFSSDPKATFVRLQIGTLHASKGNFQQAIRDFESIPPGTAERAEAHYQIGQAYQNLHKDAEARAAFQRLLSIGPRDNEFRIAGLVELAKMIEAKGSTEGLTTIYGEIASSSKNQEIALMAQQKLKELKGGQ; translated from the coding sequence ATGAAAACCGCGTTAACAAAACTTGAAATGAGTCGTTGGGGGTGCGTAGCTATTTTGGTTTTATCCTTAGGGATTCCCCTCTTCACCATCAGCGCTTACGCACAGGAGAAAAAGGTTTTTACGCACTCTGTGGATGTCCGGCCCGAACGGGAAGACGCCTTGCTGGGCATTTTTAAACCCATATCCGAACAATTCGAAAATGACTATCGAGCGCTGGGAACCGTTTACACAACCGGTGAAATTCTTTATCAAGAAAAACGTTATGATGATGCGGCCCGAAATTTCGAGACGGTCGTCAACAAAGGGCGGAAATATCCTTATTTGACAGACAGCGCCAAGACCCGCCTGGCGCAGACCCATTTATTGAGCGGACGATCCAGCGAATCGCTCCTGATCGCACGAGAAGTCGCCAACTCAACAAACCGATTTCTGGCCGCTGAAGCCTGGTATACGATTGCACGTGCTTACCTCGCCAAGGGAAAAATTGATCGCGCGGAGGAGGCCTACAAAAATATCCTTACCGTCAACCCTGCCTATGGGAGTCTTCTGAAGGTTGACCTCCTGGCCGGGCTTTTATCGTTTGAGAAGGGGGCTTACCTGTCTGCCGCGGCTTATTTCAAACGGCACCAGGATAACATCCCTTCCTTATATTATTCCATCGCCTGCTTCTGCCAGATTAAGGACATCGCCAAAGCCGTATCGGCCTACCAGAACTTACTTTCCAAAGCCAAAAAAGGCGCCTGGGTGGATCGCGCTCGAATTCTGATCGGGGAAGCCATCTATCAGACGCATGACTACGATCTGTCCATGACCTTTTTCGGTCCGGTCAGCCGACGGGACGCTCCTCGAGATCTTCGCGTTCTGGCGCTCTATCGCCTGGCCTGCATCGATTTTCAGAAGAAAAACTACACCCGTTGCGAGCTCACGCTTCAAAACCTGCTGAAAGAATACAACTCCCATCCGCTCGTGACGGATTGGGTCTATCTCCTGGCGACGATTCCCGTTTATCAACGCGACTGGAACCGGACCATCCATGAGGATAACCGCTACACGTCGGGTGGATCCGGGGTAGCCCCGGCGCCCCGCTCGATTCCCAAAGAGCAATTGATCCCGGAGTCGGAATTCCGCGTGATCTGGGCTTACATGGCGCTGGGAAACTATCGGGAAGTGATTAAACTATCGGACAAATTTTTCAGAAAATACGCGAAGAATCCCCTGACCGGCTATGCGCTTTTGCTTCAAGGAGTGGCCTACGATCAAGTCAACAACGCGGAAAAAGCGATCGACTCCTACCAAACGCTTGTGGATCTTTTTCCTCAGAGCCCGGCCGCCGGCAAAGCCGTTTATCTGATGACACTCAGTCTCCATCGAGCCAACGAACCGTCTCGGATTGTGAGCGCGCTGAACCACATGAACGAAGGGCTTCAGCGGCAGGAAGAAACCAAATCAGACGCCTGGCGAAAAAACACACTCTTCTGGATCGCGGAGGGCTATTACTCCATTCAGGATTGGCCGCATGCGGAGCAGACCTATCGCCGATTTGTCGAGTTGGCTCCCGACAGCACGGTCATTCCTTACGCCCTCCAGGGATTGGCAGCCAGTCTGGCGGCTCAAGGACCCGAGAAACTGGATCAGGCGAAAATTTTTGAACAACAGGCCATTCAACGCGCCACGGAACTGGGGAACACCGCGGTCGGGGCCGATGCCAAGCTTCAATTTGGGAAAATCCTTTTCAATCAGAAGAACTTCGACGGGGCCATGACTCAATTTGACGCATTCATCCACGAATCCACCAATACCGTCCGGGTGGCGGAGGCTCTTTATACGTCTGGGATAGCGCTTTTTAATCAACAGTACTACACCGAATCCATCGCCCGGTGGAAGCAAGTCATTGACGGTTATCGGTTCTCTCCTTTCCGTTCGCTGGCCTACTTAAAAACCGGTCAGACCCAGTTTGGGTTGGGACATTACGACCAGGCGATCGCCGCTTACCAGTCCCTGGTCGCCAACTACCCCAACACCACGGAAGCGCAGGAAGCGCAATTCCAAATCATCCAAAGCTACTTTAACAAAGGCGATATCCGGGGAGCCTATCAGCAGTTCAGCGCCTTCAGCAACGCCTACCCGGCGGACCCGCGGATTAAACAGATGGCGGAAACCCTGCTGACGGCTTATCAAAACCAGGGGAGTAATTCACTCCATTCCCCCGAAATCAGCGATCTCTTACGCAAAGCGCCGGGCAGCCAGACCGCCTCCCAGATTCTATGGGAACGCGGGGCCACTCTCTTCAACAAGAAGGATTACTCGGCCGCACAGAAATACTTCCAGCGAATCATGCTGTCCTATCCGAACGAGGAATTTGCGGCGCAGGCTTACTTTTACAACGCTGAATGCTACTTTTTCCTCAACAACATGGACGCGGCCGCATCCGCCTACAAGGCGTTCTATATCAATTACCCGAATGACAAGATGGTTTCCCAGGCCATGTTCCAAGTCGGAGTTAGCTTTTTCAACAAGAAGGATTATGAGAAGGCGGCCGAGGCTTTCAACGAATTTGTTAAACGCTATCCGCAGAATCCGCTCGCCAAAGACGCGGCTTTAAACGTTGCGCTCTGCTACAAGAAAGCGTTCCGATTGGATGAAGCGATCAAGTCGTATCAGAATTTCCTGCAGCTTTTCTCCTCTGATCCGAAGGCGACCTTTGTCCGCCTGCAGATCGGGACACTCCATGCGAGCAAGGGCAATTTTCAGCAAGCCATCCGTGATTTTGAGTCTATCCCGCCGGGAACAGCGGAGCGGGCGGAGGCGCACTATCAGATCGGGCAAGCCTATCAGAATTTGCACAAAGATGCAGAGGCGCGGGCGGCTTTCCAGCGTCTGCTCAGCATCGGGCCTCGCGATAATGAATTTCGGATCGCGGGGCTTGTCGAACTGGCCAAGATGATCGAGGCCAAAGGATCCACGGAAGGACTGACGACGATTTACGGAGAGATCGCTTCATCTTCCAAGAATCAGGAAATCGCCCTGATGGCCCAGCAAAAATTGAAAGAACTCAAAGGAGGACAATAA
- a CDS encoding biopolymer transporter ExbD codes for MSAGSQNAQEDDPLSDVNVIPLADLSLVLLIVLMVLSPMIMQSMIKVQASKATATRVLAKQPLEPPMILAINSDGTVVLNAVKTTTDLDLAARLAQEIGGRQDKTVLLTADPGVIHGRFVQILDLVKQQGAEKIALLKKAGGSAGPVWVQPKKR; via the coding sequence ATGTCTGCCGGCTCGCAAAATGCGCAAGAGGACGATCCACTCTCTGATGTCAACGTCATTCCGTTGGCGGACCTTTCGCTCGTCCTGCTGATCGTCCTGATGGTGCTGTCTCCGATGATCATGCAATCGATGATCAAAGTTCAGGCCAGCAAGGCAACGGCAACCAGAGTATTGGCCAAGCAACCGCTGGAGCCGCCGATGATTCTGGCGATCAATTCGGATGGAACCGTCGTGCTGAATGCGGTTAAGACCACGACGGATCTGGATCTGGCGGCCCGCCTGGCGCAGGAGATCGGCGGTCGGCAGGACAAAACCGTACTCCTGACAGCGGATCCCGGCGTCATTCATGGACGGTTTGTCCAGATCCTGGATCTGGTGAAGCAGCAGGGGGCTGAAAAAATTGCCCTCCTGAAAAAGGCAGGCGGTTCCGCTGGACCGGTATGGGTCCAGCCGAAGAAGCGATAA
- a CDS encoding MotA/TolQ/ExbB proton channel family protein, with protein MENMTLTSLLKVSLVIPVLLFCSVIMVAYALERFWAFLKIGRLEGTIGERIKQFIRQGQVKEAIALCTRNPNFITHALEVALNAASFPREEMESIFALYRMKLQGLLTKHLAIFGTLSFIAPLLGLLGTVLGVIRAFRDLALSGSGGPTIVAAGIAEALIATAAGIAVAVTSAVLYNYFTTRVRTIVQQYDLLSQEVAILVYTGNEKHH; from the coding sequence ATGGAGAACATGACACTGACCTCACTACTGAAAGTAAGCCTCGTCATCCCCGTACTGCTTTTCTGCTCGGTGATCATGGTGGCTTATGCTCTGGAACGATTCTGGGCCTTTCTCAAAATCGGGCGGCTCGAGGGGACTATTGGAGAACGCATTAAACAATTCATCCGGCAAGGACAGGTGAAGGAAGCCATTGCCTTGTGCACCCGAAACCCGAACTTCATTACCCATGCGCTCGAAGTCGCTCTGAATGCGGCCAGTTTTCCGCGCGAAGAGATGGAAAGCATTTTCGCCCTGTATCGCATGAAACTGCAGGGGCTTCTCACCAAACACCTGGCCATTTTCGGAACCCTGAGCTTTATCGCTCCTCTTCTGGGTCTGCTCGGGACGGTGCTGGGGGTGATTCGAGCCTTCCGAGACCTGGCGCTTTCCGGATCGGGTGGTCCGACCATCGTCGCGGCCGGCATTGCCGAAGCCTTGATTGCGACGGCCGCCGGCATTGCGGTCGCCGTCACATCAGCCGTTCTGTACAACTACTTCACGACACGCGTCCGAACAATCGTTCAGCAGTATGATCTGCTCAGTCAGGAAGTCGCGATCCTGGTTTACACAGGGAACGAAAAGCATCACTAA